One part of the Thermococcus litoralis DSM 5473 genome encodes these proteins:
- a CDS encoding 30S ribosomal protein S15: MARLHARKRGKSGSKKPPRTAPPTWVEYTAEEVENLVVKLRKEGYSAAMIGTILRDQYGIPSVRLITGKKITKILEENGLAPEIPEDLMFLIRKAVKLRKHLEQHPKDLHSMRGLQLTESKIRRLVKYYRRTGKLPAKWRYDPEQAKLLVR; encoded by the coding sequence ATGGCAAGGTTGCATGCAAGAAAAAGAGGAAAGTCTGGATCAAAGAAGCCACCGAGGACAGCCCCACCTACATGGGTGGAGTACACTGCTGAGGAAGTTGAAAATCTTGTTGTTAAGCTTAGGAAGGAAGGTTATAGTGCTGCCATGATAGGCACTATTTTGAGGGACCAATATGGAATTCCGAGTGTTAGGCTCATCACTGGAAAGAAAATAACCAAGATACTCGAAGAGAACGGCCTTGCTCCAGAGATTCCAGAGGACTTAATGTTCCTCATTAGAAAGGCAGTCAAACTTAGGAAGCACCTAGAACAGCATCCCAAAGACCTCCATTCAATGAGGGGTCTTCAGCTTACTGAGAGCAAGATCAGGAGACTTGTAAAATACTACAGGAGAACCGGAAAGCTACCAGCAAAGTGGAGATACGATCCAGAGCAAGCAAAGCTTCTCGTTCGCTGA
- a CDS encoding KEOPS complex subunit Pcc1, translating into MKIKARAEIIWEYGDESIAKAIAEAVEVDNLNLPENFKFRTYWEDGRVITKVKYLGEIESLIVALDDLVFSIKIAEDVIKK; encoded by the coding sequence ATGAAAATTAAAGCTAGGGCAGAGATAATTTGGGAGTATGGGGATGAAAGTATCGCCAAGGCAATTGCCGAGGCCGTTGAGGTGGACAATCTGAATCTACCAGAAAACTTTAAATTTAGAACTTACTGGGAAGATGGTAGAGTCATAACAAAAGTTAAATACCTTGGTGAGATTGAAAGCTTGATAGTAGCGCTGGATGATTTGGTGTTTTCAATCAAGATCGCTGAGGATGTCATAAAGAAATGA
- a CDS encoding DHHA1 domain-containing protein: MDKNAFLEKVREGAELIKMHIELGHTIRIVSHRDADGITAGAILAKALAREGADFHLSIVKQLGEDTLKELAEEKQKIYVFSDLGSGSIKLIENYLKDASVVIADHHPPEDGEIEQENHILVNPTQFGADSVRDLSGSGVAYFIARAINERNKDLSYLALVGAVGDMQEIDGQFHGMNLDIVEDAKELDLIELRKELRLFGRETRTLAQMLAYASNPELPGITGDLRNAIEFLRSKGFDPDMKYWQLREEEKRKLHDALVIHLIKNNASKEDIDRLIGDVVLIKLYPEGDPRHEAREFATLLNATGRLNMGTLGVAICLGDEKAFKDALKLVDEYKREQIEMRRYLIQNWSNAVEKEHAYIFYAGKNIKDTMVGIAATMAINAQLAKPEKPVIVLADSEEDGLVKGSARTTKKGIEKGYDLGEALRKAAEILGGEGGGHAIAAGIRIPKDKIDEFAELIDKLLEEQNSSGGTDEN; the protein is encoded by the coding sequence ATGGATAAGAACGCATTTTTAGAGAAGGTTAGGGAAGGTGCAGAGCTAATAAAAATGCACATTGAGTTAGGCCATACTATCCGTATTGTTTCACACAGGGATGCAGATGGCATAACTGCCGGTGCAATTTTAGCAAAAGCGCTTGCTAGGGAAGGTGCGGATTTTCATCTCAGCATAGTGAAACAGCTTGGGGAAGATACGTTAAAAGAGCTTGCAGAAGAAAAGCAGAAAATTTATGTTTTCAGTGATCTTGGAAGCGGGTCTATAAAGCTGATTGAGAACTATCTAAAGGATGCTAGTGTTGTTATAGCAGATCACCATCCCCCAGAAGATGGCGAAATCGAACAAGAAAACCATATACTTGTAAATCCCACTCAATTTGGGGCAGATAGCGTTAGAGACTTGAGCGGTTCTGGTGTTGCTTACTTCATAGCAAGGGCGATAAACGAAAGAAACAAAGACCTAAGCTACTTGGCTTTGGTTGGTGCAGTTGGTGATATGCAGGAAATCGACGGACAATTTCATGGAATGAACCTTGATATAGTAGAAGATGCAAAAGAGTTGGACTTGATAGAACTCCGCAAAGAACTGAGGCTCTTTGGAAGAGAAACTCGGACTTTGGCTCAGATGCTTGCTTATGCGTCAAATCCAGAGCTTCCGGGTATTACTGGGGATTTGAGAAATGCAATAGAATTCCTGCGCAGCAAGGGCTTTGATCCAGATATGAAGTACTGGCAGCTTAGAGAAGAGGAAAAAAGAAAGCTCCACGATGCACTTGTTATTCACTTGATTAAGAACAACGCTTCTAAAGAGGACATTGACAGGCTTATCGGTGACGTTGTGCTAATTAAGCTCTATCCCGAGGGAGACCCTAGGCACGAGGCAAGGGAATTTGCTACCCTCCTAAATGCTACAGGAAGGCTTAACATGGGCACTTTGGGCGTTGCAATATGCTTGGGGGACGAGAAGGCATTCAAAGATGCATTAAAACTCGTGGATGAGTACAAGAGAGAGCAAATAGAGATGAGAAGATACCTGATACAAAACTGGAGCAATGCAGTTGAAAAAGAACATGCCTACATATTCTATGCAGGCAAAAACATCAAAGACACGATGGTTGGAATAGCAGCAACAATGGCGATAAATGCCCAGCTTGCAAAGCCAGAAAAACCCGTTATTGTCCTAGCAGACAGCGAAGAGGACGGATTGGTAAAAGGTTCTGCTAGAACGACGAAAAAAGGAATTGAAAAAGGATATGACTTGGGAGAAGCCTTAAGAAAAGCCGCAGAAATTCTTGGAGGAGAAGGAGGAGGGCATGCAATAGCAGCAGGCATAAGAATTCCCAAAGATAAAATAGACGAATTTGCTGAGCTAATAGACAAGCTCCTTGAAGAGCAGAACTCAAGCGGTGGGACAGATGAAAATTAA
- a CDS encoding aminotransferase-like domain-containing protein, which produces MDYTKYLAGRANWIKGSALADVMKKASELQKKGVKLISLAAGDPDPELIPRAVLGEIAKEVLEKEPKSVMYTPANGIPELREELAAFLKKYDHLEVSPENIVITIGGTGALDLLGRVLIDPGDVVITENPSYINTLLAFEQLGAKIEGVPVDNDGMRVDLLEEKIKELKAKGQKVKLIYTIPTGQNPMGVTMSMERRKALLEIASKYDLLIIEDTAYNFMRYEGGDIVPLKALDNEGRVIVAGTLSKVLGTGFRIGWIIAEGEILKKVLMQKQPIDFCAPAISQYIALEYLKRGYFEKYHLEGALLGYKEKRDIMLKALENHLPNAEFTKPIAGMFVMFFLPEGADGISFANELMEREGVVVVPGKPFYTDESGKNAIRLNFSRPSKEEIPIGIKKLAKLYKEKFGE; this is translated from the coding sequence ATGGATTACACAAAATACCTAGCCGGAAGGGCGAATTGGATTAAGGGCTCAGCTTTGGCTGATGTGATGAAAAAGGCTTCAGAACTCCAAAAGAAAGGGGTAAAGCTAATTTCTCTCGCAGCTGGAGATCCAGATCCGGAGTTAATTCCAAGAGCTGTTCTTGGGGAAATAGCAAAAGAAGTTCTTGAAAAGGAACCAAAATCCGTTATGTATACTCCGGCAAATGGAATCCCGGAGCTTAGGGAAGAGCTGGCAGCATTCTTGAAAAAATACGACCATTTAGAAGTTTCTCCAGAAAACATTGTTATTACAATAGGAGGAACGGGAGCATTGGATCTTCTTGGAAGGGTTTTGATAGACCCTGGAGATGTCGTGATAACAGAGAACCCATCGTACATAAACACATTATTGGCATTTGAACAGTTGGGAGCCAAAATTGAGGGGGTTCCAGTTGATAACGATGGGATGAGGGTTGATCTGTTGGAGGAGAAAATAAAGGAGCTTAAAGCTAAAGGACAGAAAGTTAAGCTGATCTACACCATCCCGACTGGTCAGAATCCAATGGGCGTCACTATGAGCATGGAACGGAGAAAGGCACTACTTGAGATTGCCTCTAAATACGACCTCCTAATAATTGAGGACACTGCTTATAATTTCATGAGATATGAAGGAGGGGATATAGTCCCCTTAAAGGCTTTGGACAATGAAGGAAGAGTTATCGTGGCGGGAACGCTCAGCAAAGTCCTTGGAACAGGATTCAGAATTGGATGGATAATAGCAGAGGGAGAAATCCTCAAAAAAGTTCTCATGCAGAAACAGCCAATTGACTTCTGTGCTCCAGCTATTTCCCAATACATTGCCCTAGAATACTTAAAGAGGGGCTATTTTGAGAAGTATCACTTGGAAGGAGCACTGCTCGGTTATAAAGAGAAGAGGGACATCATGCTGAAGGCTCTTGAAAATCACTTGCCAAATGCAGAATTTACAAAGCCAATAGCGGGAATGTTTGTTATGTTTTTCCTTCCAGAGGGAGCAGATGGCATCTCATTTGCCAACGAGCTCATGGAAAGGGAGGGAGTTGTGGTAGTTCCAGGAAAGCCTTTCTACACAGACGAGTCTGGAAAGAATGCTATAAGGCTTAACTTCTCAAGGCCAAGCAAGGAAGAAATTCCAATAGGAATCAAGAAACTTGCTAAGCTTTATAAGGAAAAGTTTGGCGAGTGA
- a CDS encoding DUF2304 domain-containing protein, translating into MYAVQYIAVIIILALMVYVLGKYGRKELDWQDLVFWEALLLIMLIISLKPVEISLTIKNILGFGRGLDALFVVSIGLSYLLLFRLYIAIDKAEREITELTRQIAIEFQEIKEMLEKLERD; encoded by the coding sequence ATGTATGCCGTACAATACATCGCCGTTATTATTATCCTGGCACTTATGGTATACGTACTTGGAAAATACGGGAGAAAAGAGCTTGACTGGCAGGATCTGGTGTTCTGGGAAGCTTTGCTCCTCATAATGCTGATAATTTCCCTGAAACCGGTGGAGATTTCCTTAACAATAAAAAACATACTCGGGTTTGGAAGGGGTCTAGATGCATTGTTTGTGGTCTCTATAGGCCTCAGCTACCTGCTGTTGTTTAGGCTTTACATCGCAATAGACAAAGCCGAAAGGGAAATAACCGAGCTAACACGTCAGATCGCAATAGAATTCCAGGAAATCAAGGAAATGCTAGAAAAACTAGAAAGGGATTAG
- a CDS encoding DUF92 domain-containing protein: MNIATVAVIAVLGTLAYKLKALDAKGTIAAALIGVTTIVFGGIFPFLALLTFVLLGVFATKYHLAEKIKRGIAQEGKGTRSWQNVLGNGLAAVIFLLIEYYTKQDVFWAATFSAIATANADTLASELGKIFGKAPKMITNLKPANVGENGAISWQGELIALIGAFVISIFSVFLTPQKMEMLFAVTLGGFIGCNIDSLLGATLENKGVINNHHTNFLATIIGGIIGGIIFLFLL; the protein is encoded by the coding sequence ATGAACATTGCCACTGTTGCAGTAATTGCAGTATTGGGCACTTTGGCATATAAACTAAAGGCCCTCGATGCCAAAGGCACTATAGCAGCCGCACTTATTGGAGTAACGACCATCGTATTTGGGGGGATTTTCCCGTTTTTAGCGTTACTTACCTTTGTCCTTCTTGGAGTTTTTGCGACTAAGTATCACCTTGCAGAAAAAATCAAAAGAGGAATTGCTCAAGAAGGAAAGGGGACAAGAAGCTGGCAGAATGTTCTTGGGAATGGTCTTGCCGCTGTAATATTCTTGCTAATTGAATACTACACCAAGCAAGATGTTTTTTGGGCAGCTACGTTTTCCGCGATAGCGACTGCAAATGCTGACACTCTCGCCAGTGAGCTGGGGAAGATATTCGGCAAGGCTCCAAAAATGATAACAAACCTAAAGCCAGCAAATGTGGGAGAAAATGGTGCTATCTCATGGCAAGGTGAGCTCATAGCCCTAATTGGAGCATTTGTTATAAGCATTTTTTCGGTGTTTTTAACTCCTCAGAAAATGGAAATGCTCTTTGCAGTAACCCTTGGTGGATTTATAGGGTGCAACATTGATAGCTTACTCGGTGCAACACTTGAGAATAAGGGAGTTATAAACAACCACCACACAAACTTTTTAGCCACCATCATAGGGGGAATAATTGGAGGGATAATTTTCCTTTTCCTGCTGTGA
- a CDS encoding SPOUT family RNA methylase: MKFLIKTQRGMEAVAANYIKDVLEDAKVWIAPQGYSGLVLVETEDKDAEQKLFDIPEIERVIPVLFEVPATIEDILSVSEQIAAYIKEGESFAVKTKRRGKHEFSSVDVNVALGGKIKELTNAEVDLTFPDKAVLVEIIGDRAYISITGKEEWKKFTPEKIDARKLFKKVTIVQMPYWGDYKACRNFGEKIGRAAQAFEVRELIIAPKEKMDAYELMEFIKGVKIGQESRHQIQREAYPWKVEKVPVSVWDLYQVIRDKRRNKRLLIITDPKGHSVSEVKENLAKDLYYAKEVVVFIGSSEGIPRGLFRYADYVIDLAPYMTFATEHGIPAALIVLWTIYEEELRKKGDNV; encoded by the coding sequence ATGAAGTTTTTAATTAAAACTCAGCGGGGAATGGAGGCTGTTGCTGCCAATTATATTAAGGATGTTCTTGAGGATGCCAAAGTTTGGATAGCTCCTCAGGGGTATTCTGGTCTTGTTCTTGTGGAAACCGAAGATAAAGATGCGGAACAAAAGCTTTTTGATATTCCCGAGATAGAGAGAGTTATCCCCGTGCTCTTTGAAGTGCCTGCAACAATTGAGGACATCTTAAGCGTCTCAGAGCAAATAGCTGCTTACATAAAGGAAGGCGAAAGCTTTGCAGTAAAAACTAAAAGAAGAGGAAAACACGAGTTTTCAAGTGTTGATGTTAACGTAGCCCTCGGGGGAAAGATAAAGGAGCTTACAAACGCTGAAGTTGACTTGACCTTCCCAGATAAAGCTGTTTTAGTGGAAATCATCGGAGATAGGGCTTACATATCCATCACCGGAAAAGAGGAATGGAAGAAGTTTACTCCAGAGAAGATAGACGCAAGAAAGCTCTTTAAAAAAGTTACAATAGTTCAGATGCCCTACTGGGGTGATTACAAGGCTTGTAGAAATTTTGGTGAGAAAATCGGGAGAGCCGCTCAAGCTTTTGAGGTGAGAGAGCTCATTATAGCACCTAAAGAGAAGATGGATGCCTATGAGCTGATGGAATTCATAAAAGGTGTAAAAATCGGTCAGGAGTCTAGGCATCAGATCCAGCGGGAGGCATACCCTTGGAAAGTGGAAAAAGTCCCAGTTAGCGTGTGGGATCTTTATCAAGTTATAAGGGACAAAAGACGAAACAAAAGGTTGCTTATAATAACCGATCCAAAGGGGCACAGCGTTTCTGAAGTAAAAGAAAACCTCGCAAAAGACCTATACTATGCCAAGGAAGTTGTGGTTTTTATAGGTTCGAGTGAAGGCATCCCGAGGGGACTTTTTAGATACGCAGACTATGTCATTGATCTTGCTCCTTACATGACTTTTGCAACGGAACACGGAATTCCAGCTGCTCTAATTGTCCTCTGGACTATCTATGAGGAAGAATTGAGGAAAAAAGGAGACAACGTGTAG
- a CDS encoding MazG nucleotide pyrophosphohydrolase domain-containing protein codes for MERLQREVDRVIKSFGGYWEPFEMLGAVVEELGELSREMLKFEGIKEKGEKKKIKEEIGDVLFALLCIANYYEIDAGEALLESISKYSTRDRDRWRNED; via the coding sequence ATGGAACGGCTTCAAAGGGAAGTAGATAGGGTGATAAAAAGTTTTGGCGGATACTGGGAGCCTTTTGAAATGCTTGGTGCGGTTGTTGAAGAGCTCGGAGAGTTATCGAGAGAAATGTTAAAATTTGAGGGTATTAAAGAAAAGGGAGAAAAGAAGAAAATTAAGGAAGAAATTGGCGATGTACTGTTCGCTCTTTTGTGCATCGCGAACTATTATGAAATAGATGCAGGAGAGGCCCTTCTTGAGAGCATCTCCAAGTACTCAACGAGGGACAGAGATAGATGGCGTAATGAAGACTGA
- a CDS encoding M48 family metallopeptidase — MLKLIFLAQVLITILYLGKLGLLFVVGVFLILAGLYLWTIKSSLNKKQRKLSYEDLPWLYDGIMRMANKAGIATPEIYLLDDYIPNAYSFRNSVVLSMGLFEVLDEEEILAVAAHEIGHIKNGDTVLFPLISYGRYLMFAITLLNFLISRNTLVLLASFIFYLLYEVRRSDYLKQREFKADETALRLIPVPLALKRALEELKYYEDLRIEVKESALPSIEPKIERPYQKSFFETHPSYEERIWKIMAEVEAMTLRGRIFN; from the coding sequence ATGCTTAAACTTATATTCCTCGCCCAGGTGTTGATTACAATTTTGTACTTGGGAAAACTAGGCCTGTTATTCGTAGTTGGGGTATTTCTTATTCTTGCTGGACTGTACCTGTGGACTATTAAGAGCTCCTTAAATAAGAAACAAAGAAAGCTTTCCTATGAAGACCTCCCATGGCTCTACGATGGAATAATGAGGATGGCAAATAAGGCTGGGATAGCAACTCCCGAAATTTATCTGCTGGATGACTATATACCCAATGCTTACTCTTTTAGAAATTCGGTTGTGCTTTCTATGGGTCTATTTGAGGTTCTCGATGAAGAAGAAATCCTTGCAGTTGCGGCCCATGAGATAGGCCATATAAAAAACGGAGATACTGTCCTCTTCCCGCTCATCTCTTATGGGAGATACCTTATGTTTGCTATAACTCTTTTGAATTTCCTAATCTCCAGAAACACTTTGGTTTTATTGGCTTCCTTCATATTTTACCTCCTTTACGAGGTTCGTAGGTCTGATTATTTAAAACAGAGAGAATTTAAAGCTGATGAAACGGCATTGCGCTTAATACCTGTTCCATTGGCTCTAAAAAGAGCCCTTGAAGAACTTAAGTACTACGAGGACTTAAGGATCGAAGTTAAGGAATCTGCGCTGCCTTCTATAGAGCCAAAAATAGAAAGACCTTATCAAAAATCGTTCTTTGAGACACACCCAAGCTATGAAGAGAGGATATGGAAGATTATGGCAGAAGTTGAAGCTATGACCCTCAGGGGAAGGATTTTCAACTGA
- a CDS encoding deoxycytidylate deaminase, with translation MEVEIVLDKERAEHIKKIRPTKDEYFMLIAKLVSLRATCPRLRVGAVAVKDSYILATGYNGAPRNMDHCIDVGCLIVDDHCHRAVHAEQNVIAMAARKGISLEGATLYVTHFPCDVCFKLLVNAGVREIVYEEMYPNKATEILLKEAQEKGIVKIRQFKVPKERVKAFLEELFGDD, from the coding sequence ATGGAGGTAGAAATAGTTCTAGATAAAGAGCGAGCAGAGCATATAAAGAAAATACGTCCCACGAAAGATGAATACTTCATGCTCATTGCAAAGCTCGTGAGTCTAAGGGCCACATGCCCTAGACTTAGGGTTGGAGCAGTTGCCGTAAAAGACAGCTACATTTTAGCGACAGGCTATAATGGTGCCCCGAGGAATATGGATCACTGTATAGATGTGGGTTGCTTAATAGTTGATGATCACTGTCATAGAGCGGTTCATGCAGAACAGAACGTCATAGCAATGGCGGCTAGAAAGGGGATAAGCCTTGAAGGGGCCACACTTTACGTTACCCACTTTCCATGCGATGTCTGCTTTAAGTTACTGGTGAATGCGGGAGTTAGGGAGATAGTTTACGAGGAGATGTATCCAAACAAGGCAACTGAGATTTTGCTGAAAGAAGCCCAAGAGAAAGGGATTGTGAAAATAAGACAGTTTAAAGTCCCCAAGGAGAGGGTTAAGGCATTCCTGGAAGAGCTTTTTGGAGATGACTAA
- the gyaR gene encoding glyoxylate reductase → MKPKVFITRQIPENGIKMIEKFYEIELWKDPKAPPRGVLLEKVREVDALVTLVTDKVDKELLENAPKLKIIAQYAVGYDNIDIEEATKRGIYVTNTPGVLTDATADLAFALLLAVARRIVEADAFVRSGEWKKSEVGWHPLMFLGYGLKGKTLGIVGFGRIGQALAKRAKGFGMKIIYYSRTRKPEAEEEIGAEYVDFETLLKESDFISLHVPLTKETYHMIGEKELKLMKPNAILINTSRGAVVDTNALIKALKEGWIAGAGLDVFEEEPYYNEELFKLKNVVLAPHIGSATHEAREGMAELVAKNLIAFAKGEIPPNLVNKDVLTSSPP, encoded by the coding sequence ATGAAGCCCAAGGTGTTTATAACACGACAAATTCCGGAAAATGGAATTAAGATGATTGAGAAATTCTATGAAATAGAACTCTGGAAAGATCCGAAGGCACCTCCACGGGGAGTGCTTCTAGAGAAAGTCAGAGAGGTTGATGCCTTAGTGACCCTTGTAACGGACAAAGTAGATAAAGAACTACTGGAAAACGCTCCAAAGTTAAAAATAATAGCCCAATATGCAGTCGGCTATGATAACATAGACATAGAAGAGGCTACAAAAAGGGGAATATACGTTACAAACACTCCCGGAGTCCTTACGGATGCAACGGCTGACCTTGCATTTGCCCTTCTTCTAGCAGTTGCGAGGAGAATTGTAGAGGCTGATGCCTTTGTGAGGAGTGGCGAATGGAAGAAAAGCGAAGTCGGCTGGCATCCTCTAATGTTTCTAGGATATGGATTGAAAGGAAAGACTTTAGGGATAGTGGGCTTTGGAAGAATCGGCCAGGCCCTCGCAAAGAGAGCCAAAGGGTTCGGGATGAAAATCATCTATTACTCAAGAACACGTAAACCTGAAGCAGAAGAAGAGATTGGCGCAGAGTATGTGGATTTTGAAACCCTTTTGAAAGAGAGCGACTTTATAAGCCTTCACGTTCCCCTAACCAAAGAGACCTACCACATGATAGGAGAGAAGGAGCTCAAGCTTATGAAACCCAACGCAATCCTAATAAACACATCTAGAGGGGCAGTTGTCGATACTAATGCCCTAATCAAAGCATTAAAAGAAGGGTGGATTGCTGGAGCAGGCTTGGATGTATTTGAAGAAGAACCCTACTATAACGAGGAGCTTTTCAAGTTGAAGAACGTTGTTTTAGCTCCCCACATAGGCAGCGCAACTCATGAAGCACGAGAAGGCATGGCGGAGCTGGTTGCAAAGAACCTAATAGCATTTGCCAAAGGTGAAATCCCACCGAACCTTGTCAACAAAGATGTTCTGACATCCTCCCCGCCGTGA
- a CDS encoding 30S ribosomal protein S3ae — translation MARANPRKRAAAARDKWKLKNWYIVYAPEFFGSKEIGLTPADDPEKVKGRVIETTLKDLTGDFTKGQVKLYFQIYDVKGQNAYTKFKGHKLARSYIRSLVRRRTTRIDGIFNITTKDGYKLRVMGMVIAIRRIQTSQERAIREIMENIIRKKAEELNFTDFVLEAVNGKMAAEIAREAKKIYPLKRAEIRKIKVLAEPEA, via the coding sequence ATGGCAAGAGCTAACCCAAGGAAGAGGGCTGCCGCTGCAAGGGATAAGTGGAAGCTTAAGAACTGGTATATAGTTTACGCTCCAGAATTTTTCGGGAGCAAGGAAATTGGTTTAACTCCCGCAGATGATCCCGAAAAGGTAAAGGGGAGGGTAATTGAGACCACTTTGAAGGATTTAACCGGAGACTTCACAAAGGGTCAGGTAAAGCTTTACTTCCAGATTTACGACGTTAAAGGGCAGAACGCCTACACTAAGTTTAAGGGCCACAAGTTGGCGAGAAGCTACATAAGAAGCCTTGTTAGGAGAAGAACCACGAGAATTGACGGTATCTTCAACATAACAACAAAGGACGGCTACAAGCTTAGAGTTATGGGTATGGTTATAGCAATAAGAAGAATCCAGACAAGCCAGGAGAGGGCTATCAGAGAAATAATGGAGAACATAATCCGTAAGAAGGCGGAGGAGCTTAACTTCACAGACTTTGTGCTTGAGGCAGTTAACGGAAAAATGGCTGCTGAAATAGCAAGAGAAGCCAAGAAGATATATCCACTCAAGAGAGCTGAGATAAGAAAGATAAAGGTTCTTGCAGAGCCAGAGGCTTGA
- a CDS encoding Mov34/MPN/PAD-1 family protein, with amino-acid sequence MKVKIRKELLEYLLQLARDFYPNEFGGFLREKDGIFEEVLIIPKGYFGKSSVYFDTWLLPHDENIKGTVHSHPVPSSRPSRTDVSFFSKFGGVHIIIAYPFKEESVKAYNSEGREIEIEIIE; translated from the coding sequence ATGAAAGTAAAAATTAGGAAAGAACTTTTGGAGTATCTCCTACAACTAGCGAGAGATTTTTATCCCAACGAATTTGGGGGATTTCTAAGAGAAAAGGATGGAATCTTTGAGGAAGTCCTTATAATTCCAAAGGGCTATTTCGGGAAAAGCTCTGTTTATTTCGACACATGGTTATTGCCCCACGATGAAAACATAAAGGGAACAGTTCATTCGCATCCGGTTCCTTCCTCAAGACCTTCTCGGACAGACGTGAGCTTTTTCTCCAAATTCGGAGGGGTTCATATAATAATCGCGTATCCCTTCAAGGAAGAGAGCGTAAAAGCCTATAACAGCGAAGGGAGAGAAATCGAAATAGAGATAATTGAGTGA
- a CDS encoding ArsR/SmtB family transcription factor yields MKVRELLEGLNEKQRRTVQKCLASCEILDLEEEVETELSKDLIEFVKVLSNPIRAGILKMLKNRWMCVCLIAKALNQDQTLISHHLRTLKGMNLLHERREGKLRFYRTNLEELKKYVDMLEKELL; encoded by the coding sequence ATGAAGGTTAGGGAACTTCTTGAAGGCTTAAACGAAAAGCAGAGAAGAACCGTGCAAAAATGCTTAGCTTCGTGTGAGATACTCGATTTGGAAGAGGAGGTTGAAACTGAGCTTTCCAAGGATTTAATAGAGTTCGTGAAGGTCCTATCAAACCCAATAAGAGCGGGGATACTAAAAATGCTCAAAAACAGATGGATGTGCGTTTGCTTAATAGCAAAGGCATTGAACCAAGATCAGACCCTCATAAGTCATCACCTCAGAACCCTTAAAGGAATGAATCTTCTACACGAGAGAAGGGAAGGAAAGCTTAGATTCTACAGGACAAACCTTGAGGAACTTAAGAAATACGTTGATATGCTGGAAAAAGAGCTTCTTTAA
- a CDS encoding Lrp/AsnC family transcriptional regulator, with protein sequence MRVVVHEEKIDKFDLQIIKLLSKNARLNYRQLAEYLNTTRQRVSRRLERLEREGIIKKYTIIPDFDRLGYIYVILGITLTPGTSIDEQIEILKNDENVKVMERAIGAHNLVVHLLVPKDMKEIEKKITEITGRLKNVEKVDVTFITEVVKFELV encoded by the coding sequence ATGAGGGTGGTTGTACATGAGGAAAAAATTGACAAGTTTGATTTACAGATAATAAAACTGCTCTCGAAAAATGCAAGACTAAACTATAGGCAACTTGCGGAATACCTAAATACAACTCGTCAAAGGGTTTCAAGACGTTTAGAGAGATTAGAAAGGGAGGGAATAATAAAGAAGTACACAATCATCCCAGATTTTGACAGATTAGGGTATATATACGTGATACTTGGGATAACCCTCACTCCCGGAACTTCAATAGATGAGCAGATAGAGATCCTCAAAAACGATGAAAATGTTAAGGTAATGGAGAGAGCTATTGGAGCCCACAATCTTGTAGTCCACCTCTTAGTACCCAAAGATATGAAAGAAATTGAGAAAAAAATAACGGAAATAACTGGAAGACTCAAAAATGTGGAGAAAGTTGACGTAACATTCATAACAGAAGTCGTCAAATTTGAGCTCGTCTGA